In Acidobacteriota bacterium, a single window of DNA contains:
- the lon gene encoding endopeptidase La, translating to MSELSTLPVLPLRQAVLFPGVASPIQVGRPASMRAIEHALNTPEKLIFGVCQRRNTDEVAAEDVYTMGTVARIEKVQRGVSGVQLLLHGLHRGLAVRVKEEDDFLQASVRQVEDMMPPSAEDPGFVALFREVRDRSGELGQKSGLPREAVEQVLSGVQEPGPLADLVAGYLQISAEESQELLETLPVEERLRRVLVHVERQVTVLDAQESIKSQVREELGDRQREMFLREQMKAIQRELGESDDDSDHDELRQRLDSLELPEDVRKEVDRELSRLSRLGRESMESQVVRTYLETIAELPWSHRDADQLSLHRAAEILAEDHYGLDDVKDRVLEFLAVRQLRHQAEEQAPAKDAEAAETTSAEATKAEAASDEDREKPREGAANDGDKSEQKKSSRSPILLFVGPPGVGKTSVAKSIARAMGRQYVRISLGGARDEADIRGHRRTYVAAMPGRILQGMKQAGTKNPVFLLDEVDKLGASFQGDPAAALLEVLDPAQNDSFTDHYLGVPFDLSEVMFIATANFIQNIPAPLLDRMEVVEFDGYTVREKVGIARQYLLPRQLEENGLDEQRLAVPDDALNEVITSYTREAGVRQLERALGKLCRKVARKVAEEEVQSLTLEPQKVSTWLGRPKIHPERAAAEDQVGVATGMYYTPTGGDIMFVEASSMPGKGELVLTGQLGDVMKESARAAWTYARAHSAGLRIDRENLFDVDVHVHVPAGAIPKDGPSAGVTLATALVSALSSRPARHDIAMTGEITLTGRVLPIGGVKEKILGGVRAGISHFVLPKENSADLEDLPEDVRNSIRVELVEELGEVLALTLRDASFREGRLLFGDDRPEDVVPLSPAIPH from the coding sequence ATGTCTGAACTCTCGACCCTGCCGGTCCTTCCCCTGCGCCAGGCCGTGCTCTTTCCGGGCGTGGCATCGCCGATCCAAGTAGGACGGCCAGCCAGCATGCGGGCCATCGAGCATGCCCTCAACACTCCCGAGAAGTTGATCTTCGGCGTCTGTCAGCGGCGGAATACCGACGAGGTCGCTGCCGAGGACGTCTACACCATGGGCACCGTCGCCCGCATCGAGAAGGTGCAGCGCGGCGTCTCCGGAGTTCAGCTCTTGCTCCACGGCCTGCACCGCGGCCTCGCCGTCCGGGTCAAGGAGGAAGATGATTTCCTCCAGGCTTCGGTGCGTCAGGTCGAGGACATGATGCCGCCGTCCGCCGAGGATCCGGGATTCGTGGCTCTCTTCCGCGAAGTCCGGGACCGCTCCGGCGAGCTCGGCCAGAAGAGCGGTCTGCCCCGGGAGGCGGTGGAGCAAGTGCTCTCCGGCGTCCAGGAGCCGGGCCCGCTGGCGGACTTGGTGGCGGGCTATCTGCAGATCTCCGCCGAGGAGAGCCAGGAGTTGCTGGAAACCCTGCCGGTGGAAGAGCGCCTGCGCCGGGTGCTGGTGCACGTGGAACGCCAGGTCACCGTCCTCGACGCTCAGGAGTCGATCAAATCCCAGGTGCGCGAGGAGCTCGGCGACCGCCAGCGGGAGATGTTCCTGCGCGAGCAGATGAAGGCCATCCAGCGCGAGCTGGGCGAATCCGACGACGACAGCGACCACGACGAGCTGCGCCAGCGGCTGGATAGCCTGGAGCTGCCGGAGGACGTGCGCAAAGAGGTGGATCGGGAGCTCAGCCGCCTGAGCCGCCTGGGCCGCGAGTCCATGGAGAGCCAGGTGGTGCGAACCTATCTGGAGACCATCGCCGAGCTGCCCTGGAGCCACCGCGACGCGGATCAGCTGAGCCTGCACCGGGCCGCCGAGATCCTGGCCGAGGATCACTACGGCCTGGACGACGTCAAGGATCGGGTGCTGGAATTCCTGGCGGTCCGCCAGCTGCGGCATCAGGCCGAAGAGCAAGCCCCGGCGAAGGATGCGGAGGCTGCCGAGACCACCAGCGCCGAGGCCACCAAGGCCGAGGCTGCCAGCGACGAAGACCGGGAGAAGCCTCGGGAAGGAGCTGCCAACGACGGGGACAAAAGCGAGCAGAAGAAGAGCTCCCGCAGCCCCATCCTGCTCTTCGTCGGGCCCCCCGGCGTCGGCAAGACCTCGGTGGCCAAGTCCATCGCCCGCGCCATGGGGCGCCAATACGTGCGCATCTCCCTGGGCGGCGCTCGGGATGAGGCGGATATCCGCGGCCACCGCCGCACCTACGTCGCCGCCATGCCCGGCCGCATCCTCCAGGGCATGAAGCAAGCCGGAACCAAGAACCCGGTCTTCCTCCTCGACGAGGTGGACAAGCTGGGCGCCTCCTTCCAGGGCGATCCGGCGGCGGCGCTACTGGAGGTGCTGGATCCGGCCCAGAACGACTCCTTCACGGACCACTATCTGGGCGTGCCCTTCGACCTCAGCGAGGTGATGTTCATCGCCACCGCCAACTTCATCCAGAACATCCCCGCCCCGCTGCTGGACCGCATGGAGGTGGTGGAGTTCGACGGCTACACGGTGCGCGAGAAGGTGGGCATCGCCCGCCAGTACTTGCTGCCGCGGCAGCTGGAAGAGAACGGCCTCGACGAGCAGCGCCTCGCCGTGCCCGACGATGCCCTCAACGAGGTGATCACCAGCTACACCCGAGAGGCCGGCGTGCGCCAGCTGGAGCGCGCCCTGGGCAAGCTCTGCCGCAAGGTGGCGCGCAAGGTGGCGGAGGAGGAGGTCCAGAGCCTGACCCTGGAGCCGCAGAAGGTCTCCACTTGGCTCGGCCGGCCCAAGATTCATCCGGAGCGCGCCGCCGCCGAGGATCAGGTGGGCGTCGCCACGGGGATGTACTACACCCCCACCGGCGGCGACATCATGTTCGTGGAAGCTTCCTCCATGCCCGGCAAGGGCGAGCTGGTGCTCACCGGCCAGCTGGGGGACGTGATGAAGGAGAGCGCCCGCGCGGCCTGGACCTACGCCCGCGCCCACTCGGCGGGGCTGCGCATCGACCGCGAGAACCTCTTCGACGTCGATGTCCACGTCCACGTTCCCGCCGGTGCCATTCCCAAGGATGGACCGTCGGCGGGGGTCACCCTGGCCACGGCGTTGGTCTCGGCCCTCTCCTCCCGACCGGCCCGCCACGACATCGCCATGACCGGTGAGATCACCCTCACCGGCCGGGTGCTGCCCATCGGCGGGGTCAAGGAGAAGATCCTCGGCGGCGTGCGAGCCGGCATCAGCCACTTCGTGCTGCCGAAGGAAAACTCCGCGGATCTGGAGGATCTGCCCGAAGACGTGCGCAACAGCATCCGGGTGGAGCTGGTGGAGGAACTCGGCGAGGTCCTGGCTCTGACCCTGCGGGATGCCTCGTTCCGCGAGGGCCGACTGCTCTTCGGTGACGACCGTCCCGAAGATGTCGTCCCCCTCTCCCCCGCCATCCCTCACTGA
- a CDS encoding phosphopantetheine-binding protein, with translation MVRTLEENDLDASWLFQELPVPPRNPQEALLAEIWEEVLSQGDVGVEDNFFDLGGDSILSVRIVAKARERGLVFSSRQLFEYPTIASLVEVAEVADSPHQSPSSTPSQPSPTQQLPTQQLEARQDPHQSATPATVCEASEAAAADSDLSPEAFPEADLSEEELGRVLDLLAQRQADSDGRMRFAADDSSSVEPAGELPRLLALRSARF, from the coding sequence TTGGTCCGGACTCTCGAAGAAAACGACCTGGACGCCTCGTGGCTTTTCCAGGAATTGCCGGTGCCGCCGCGCAATCCTCAGGAGGCCCTGCTGGCGGAAATCTGGGAAGAGGTGCTGAGTCAAGGCGACGTCGGTGTCGAGGACAACTTCTTCGACCTCGGCGGCGATTCCATCCTCAGCGTCCGCATCGTCGCCAAGGCGCGGGAGCGAGGCCTGGTGTTCAGCTCCCGCCAGCTCTTCGAATACCCCACCATCGCCAGCCTGGTGGAAGTTGCCGAAGTAGCCGACTCCCCGCACCAGTCCCCGAGCTCCACCCCATCCCAGCCGTCCCCAACCCAGCAGCTCCCAACCCAACAGCTAGAAGCCCGCCAAGATCCGCACCAGTCCGCGACGCCAGCGACGGTCTGCGAGGCATCCGAGGCCGCCGCTGCAGACTCCGACCTCAGCCCCGAGGCCTTCCCCGAGGCCGATCTGTCGGAGGAAGAGTTGGGACGGGTCCTGGATCTCCTCGCCCAGCGCCAAGCCGACTCCGATGGCCGGATGCGCTTTGCGGCCGACGATTCTTCGTCCGTGGAGCCGGCGGGGGAGCTGCCGCGGCTGCTGGCCTTGCGCTCGGCTCGTTTCTAG
- a CDS encoding carbamoyltransferase N-terminal domain-containing protein: protein MNIVGISAFYHQSACCLLQDGRLVAAVEEERFSRVKHDRRLPVHAFRYCLEAGGLDITDVDAVAYYERPVAKLGRQLWSGTPLEAAGQGAWLDPHGAERSIRRRLGFEGPLLTFPHHASHAASAYYFSGFEEAAILTVDGVGEWATTTYGRGRQGELEVLEQVCFPHSMGLLYSAVTAFLGFRVNDGELKVMGLAPYGTDRLAERLAQVVLTADDHRFALDLQYFDFLGGGPMFSPRLAELLGGPPRRPGEPMEDFHRDVARAVQIVLQELLLQKVEVLHDRVGGENLCLAGGVAYNCVANGAIRRQGPFRRLFVPPAAGDSGAALGAAMLAHRHLEGQLGGEPPPVQRLLHAHWGPAYSSDCIGELLAATGLEFEDYRQSPGSRGPGLQGESELLQRVAEALEEYRVVGWFHGALEFGPRALGGRSILANPLDPQVRDRLNRSIKRREAFRPFAPAVLAEKLGEHFELPEPAVEELAPFMLETCSVTSKLDLPGITHVDGSARPQAVFHRQTPRFAELLRVFERRTGCPLLVNTSFNVRGEPIVCSPVDALFCFADAGLDLLVLEDFVLDARRLPAGWRELLEPWRQRRRSAFAGGRGDGAGPLYTFV, encoded by the coding sequence ATGAATATCGTCGGCATTTCCGCCTTCTACCATCAAAGCGCCTGTTGCCTGTTGCAGGACGGCCGGCTCGTGGCCGCCGTGGAAGAGGAGCGCTTCAGCCGGGTCAAGCACGATCGCCGGTTGCCGGTGCACGCTTTTCGCTATTGCCTCGAGGCCGGCGGGTTGGACATCACCGATGTCGATGCCGTGGCCTACTACGAGCGGCCGGTGGCCAAGCTGGGACGGCAGCTGTGGTCCGGCACGCCTCTGGAGGCCGCCGGTCAGGGAGCCTGGCTCGATCCCCACGGCGCAGAGCGGTCCATTCGCCGACGGTTGGGGTTCGAAGGGCCGCTGCTGACCTTTCCCCATCACGCTTCCCACGCCGCCAGCGCCTACTATTTTTCCGGCTTCGAGGAGGCGGCGATCCTCACCGTCGACGGGGTGGGGGAGTGGGCTACCACCACCTACGGCCGCGGCCGGCAGGGGGAGCTGGAGGTCTTGGAGCAGGTGTGTTTCCCCCATTCCATGGGCCTGCTCTACTCCGCCGTCACGGCCTTTCTGGGCTTCCGGGTCAACGACGGCGAGCTCAAGGTCATGGGATTGGCACCCTACGGCACGGATCGCCTGGCGGAGCGGCTGGCCCAAGTGGTGCTCACCGCCGACGACCACCGCTTCGCCCTCGACCTGCAATATTTCGACTTTCTCGGCGGTGGCCCGATGTTCTCGCCGCGGCTGGCGGAGCTCCTGGGAGGGCCTCCGCGCCGCCCCGGGGAGCCCATGGAAGACTTCCATCGGGACGTGGCCCGAGCGGTGCAGATCGTCCTCCAGGAGCTGCTGCTGCAAAAGGTGGAAGTCCTCCATGATCGGGTCGGCGGGGAGAATCTTTGTCTCGCTGGCGGCGTCGCCTACAACTGTGTAGCCAACGGCGCGATCCGGCGCCAGGGTCCTTTCCGCCGACTCTTCGTGCCGCCGGCGGCGGGGGACTCGGGGGCGGCGCTGGGGGCTGCGATGCTCGCTCACCGCCACTTGGAGGGGCAGCTGGGGGGAGAGCCACCGCCGGTGCAACGCTTGCTCCACGCTCATTGGGGGCCTGCCTATTCCTCCGACTGCATCGGCGAGCTGTTGGCGGCCACCGGCCTGGAGTTCGAGGACTATCGCCAGAGTCCGGGTTCTCGAGGGCCGGGTCTTCAAGGAGAGAGCGAGCTGCTTCAGCGGGTGGCGGAGGCGCTGGAAGAATATCGGGTGGTGGGCTGGTTTCACGGTGCCTTGGAGTTCGGTCCCCGAGCCCTTGGGGGGCGGAGCATCCTCGCCAACCCTCTGGATCCCCAGGTGCGGGACCGCCTCAACCGGTCCATCAAGCGGCGGGAAGCCTTCCGGCCCTTCGCTCCCGCCGTCCTGGCGGAGAAGCTTGGAGAGCATTTCGAGCTGCCGGAACCGGCAGTGGAGGAGCTGGCTCCCTTCATGCTCGAGACCTGCTCGGTGACCTCGAAGCTCGATCTGCCGGGCATCACCCACGTTGACGGCTCCGCCCGGCCGCAGGCGGTCTTTCATCGGCAGACGCCGCGCTTCGCCGAGCTGCTGCGGGTCTTCGAGCGTCGCACTGGCTGCCCGCTGCTGGTCAACACCTCGTTCAACGTTCGCGGCGAGCCCATCGTCTGTTCGCCGGTGGACGCTCTCTTCTGTTTCGCCGACGCCGGCCTCGACCTGCTGGTGCTGGAGGATTTCGTCCTCGACGCCCGGCGCCTGCCGGCGGGCTGGCGGGAGCTGCTGGAACCCTGGCGCCAGCGCCGCCGCAGCGCCTTTGCCGGCGGTCGTGGGGATGGTGCCGGCCCTCTCTACACCTTTGTTTGA